GAAGCTGCCCTAACATTGAGTATATTGACTTTGTCGATGCATCAATTTGGCCACCAAGCTCCCGAAATAGTCCTATTACTCTCATTGAACACCTCCAGTTGGGAAAAATTTAGCCGTTACCCTCCCTAGAGCGAAGTAGGAATATGCCTTATGCAATAAGCACGCACCCTCCGTGGCGAATGACCATCAAATTGCGTTTGGCACTCTCACTCATTTCTTTTCTCCAAATACTCAGATATTTTTTTCAAATATGCCAATAAGGAGCACTCATCTTCATGGAGATCAGCAACTTTCCTCACGAATCCTTTTTTGCTAATAACTATCTCCGAGTCTGCACTATTTTCGCAATTTTATCTAAAATTTAAATACTCATTTATCAAAAAAAACCAGCAGTTTTCAGTTTCAAAAAAACCTTGCGCGCAGCCATAACTCAGGGGTACTTATAACCAAATTTTCAAAGCAGACCTTCTCTGTAGATTCCGCTAATCTTCTTGCCTGTTCGTAAATAATCATCTTAATTTCCAGTTATTCACTTTCAAATACCTGGACGCCCGAGCTCAACGGTCAGATCCGGTTAGCAAGTCACAACTTTTCGCAATTTTCCATCTATAAACACTACCTACCAATTTTTGAATGGCTGTACTGATGCCGTTAGAACGACCAAGCCCTTGCTAAATAATTAGCGGTGCTGTATTCCATGGAATATCTGAGCCCCAATCGCTGGATGGCCGAACCCGATATAAGCGGTTGTTTGCCAACTCAAGGCCAATCGGGGCGACGTGGCCCGAGACAGGCTCCCAGTTTACTAACGAAAACCGGCCAGTTACCAAGTACCGAATATTGAATGTCTCGTGTTTGAATAAATCGAGCAGTTTGATACGGGAAATACCAACCATCATCTACCTCCTTAATTCCGGCATCTATGATCAAATATTTATCGTTATCTGGTGGTTCGATGTTATCGCTAATGTATTTTTCGGCCAAACTCCTTGCTTCGGTGATATTCATTTCAATTCGCCCCATTAATGATACCAAATTGTAAGTATGGGAAATTTTGAAAATTCCCCGCGCCGCCAGCTCCAATTTGACCATCAATATAGTTGATCTTTCCGTTTTGAACCACCGCATTCCACACATGACCTGTGGCGCCATTAGCATCCATGCCATATACAACTGCGCTCGTACCGTCTCCGGAGCTGAGAAGATTTTGTTCTATTTTTGCCTGTGTAGTCCAGCCGCTCATTTGAGTATTAAATGCCGAATTTAATTGATCGAATGGCAAGGGTTTCGACATGGGCAGCGCACTTGCCTGCGTACCTGTCGCAAGCTGATTATCCACCACAAAAACGCAGTTGGTGCAGTTCTGCATTGACCCCGTAGGGTTCACGCTTTTAACCGATCCTGCCGCGGCAAATTCGCCGCTAGTCGCATCGCCCGTGCTAAACATAACGGAAGCAGGTTGTGTCGTAGCCCCCATCTTCGTCACGCCACCCGAAGCGGCATTGGTCAAACCAAACGCAACGTTCCACCATCCGTTGCTATCCCCAGTAGCAACTTGATATCCGCCTAATGCTGCCTGGCCGAAACCAAGGGCGATATTCAGTTCAGGTAACGCTACAGCCGTAACAACAGGCCCGATCTGCTGGGCCACCTGAAACTGAGGAGTTTGTTCCCCAGGATTCGGCGGGGCCTGGAGGGTCGGTGCATTTGCCTTTGCCGTAGCAGCCGCGTTGAGGGTCGACGCGTATTTCTGCGTCCCCAGGAACTGCTGAATAGTCTGGCCCGGCCCAACGTTAATGGTTGTTACACGACCATCTAATGTCTGAAGATCTTGGTTTTGTAGATGAACCAGTTGGCTCATTAGTCCAGCACCTGCGGCCTGCAGATCGCTTGTTGAGTCAATGTCGCTTGCCAATTGGTTTTGCACAG
This genomic interval from Silvimonas soli contains the following:
- a CDS encoding YrhB domain-containing protein; protein product: MNITEARSLAEKYISDNIEPPDNDKYLIIDAGIKEVDDGWYFPYQTARFIQTRDIQYSVLGNWPVFVSKLGACLGPRRPDWP